A genomic stretch from Xenopus laevis strain J_2021 chromosome 6S, Xenopus_laevis_v10.1, whole genome shotgun sequence includes:
- the LOC108719650 gene encoding uncharacterized protein LOC108719650 — translation CINVPLYLPVCLVAEREAHRSQSALLIERKDLFQETKPVIPGGPRVYKLVLREKYAQGKYRKLQFGAQNPLKQHKIIMLVGATGSGKTTLINALINYILGVKWEDNYRLILIEEDTNRSQAHSQTSEVTAYQLNHIEAFTVPYNLTIIDTPGFDDTRGRDHDKEIPRQLKLCFDSPGSISHIDAIYFVLPSGLPRLTSTQEYIFASILSIFAKDIEKNIQICATFADAGKPQVLQALIESEVPCLKDRDGSPVCFKFNNCALYEKNSEEEDGDNSLLLEFWKLGQLSSEKLLKYLNNRISKSLALTKEVLEKREALRSILDEVGRNAGETRQRVKSPYWFFHYEFLYSFKNEFLKLNAMTLLREASDILRRLQGIALKPDPLTVTDYIDLLISKEREEGKEGFQEKIASLEAYKIIANNMQI, via the coding sequence TGTATCAATGTTCCTTTATATTTGCCTGTATGTCTTGTTGCAGAGAGAGAAGCGCACAGAAGCCAATCAGCTCTGCTTATTGAAAGAAAAGATTTATTTCAGGAAACCAAACCTGTTATACCAGGAGGCCCCCGTGTTTATAAGTTGGTTCTGCGTGAGAAATATGCACAAGGAAAGTACAGAAAACTCCAGTTTGGGGCTCAAAACCCattaaaacaacacaaaataataatgttgGTGGGAGCAACAGGATCAGGTAAAACAACTCTCATCAACGCTCTGATCAACTACATCCTGGGAGTGAAATGGGAAGATAATTACAGGTTGATTCTCATTGAGGAAGATACAAACAGGAGCCAAGCCCATAGCCAGACCTCTGAAGTCACTGCCTACCAACTCAATCATATAGAGGCATTTACTGTCCCCTATAACCTGACAATCATTGATACCCCGGGGTTTGATGACACAAGAGGTCGAGATCATGACAAAGAGATTCCCAGGCAACTGAAATTATGTTTTGACTCACCCGGGAGCATTAGCCACATTGATGCCATTTATTTTGTGCTTCCGTCCGGTTTACCTCGTTTGACAAGTACACAGGAATATATTTTTGCCTCAATATTGTCAATTTTTGCAAAAGATATAGAGAAGAACATACAGATCTGCGCTACGTTTGCTGATGCCGGGAAACCACAGGTCTTGCAGGCCCTTATTGAGTCTGAGGTTCCATGTCTAAAGGACCGAGATGGATCTCCTGTTTGCTTCAAGTTCAACAATTGTGCTCTGTATGAAAAAAACTCAGAGGAAGAGGATGGTGATAATTCATTACTTTTGGAATTCTGGAAACTAGGACAATTGAGCTCTGAAAAACTTTTGAAATACCTAAATAATAGAATTAGCAAGAGTCTGGCTTTAACTAAGGAAGTGCTAGAGAAGAGGGAAGCACTCAGGTCTATTTTAGACGAGGTGGGGAGAAACGCTGGGGAAACAAGACAAAGGGTTAAATCTCCCTACTGGTTTTTCCATTATGAATTCCTTTACAGTTTCAAAAATGAATTCCTGAAGCTGAACGCAATGACACTATTAAGGGAAGCTTCAGACATTCTCAGGCGCCTACAAGGAATCGCCCTAAAACCTGACCCACTCACTGTCACTGATTATATTGATTTGCTTATAAGTAAAGAgagagaagaaggcaaagaagGGTTTCAAGAGAAGATTGCTTCCCTGGAGGCTTATAAAATTATAGCCAATAACATGCAGATCTGA